From Actinomyces sp. oral taxon 171 str. F0337, one genomic window encodes:
- a CDS encoding DUF1304 domain-containing protein, translating into MLTAAMVLAVLAAALHVLIFYMESIAWEGPLARKTFGGTPEEARPHAFYAFNQGFYNLFLALQALTGVALAALGHVAVGAALILAGTGAMLAAAVVLALASAPHRGAAAKQGILPLLAVSCTIAALLG; encoded by the coding sequence ATGCTGACCGCCGCAATGGTCCTCGCCGTCCTGGCCGCCGCCCTCCACGTCCTCATCTTCTACATGGAGTCCATCGCCTGGGAGGGGCCTCTGGCCCGCAAGACCTTCGGGGGCACGCCCGAAGAGGCCAGGCCGCACGCCTTCTACGCCTTCAACCAGGGCTTCTACAACCTCTTCCTGGCCCTCCAGGCGCTGACCGGAGTCGCCCTGGCGGCCCTGGGGCACGTGGCCGTCGGCGCCGCCCTCATCCTGGCTGGCACTGGAGCCATGCTGGCGGCCGCCGTGGTCCTGGCCCTGGCCTCAGCTCCGCACCGTGGCGCAGCTGCCAAGCAGGGGATCCTCCCGCTGCTGGCGGTCTCCTGCACCATCGCAGCACTGCTGGGCTAA
- a CDS encoding DeoR/GlpR family DNA-binding transcription regulator has protein sequence MRESPHDRRRTILRALSPTTVHSVQALSRLTGVSVITIRRDLAELAHEGLVTRVHGGALRAPRRGAARPASMRRRQDVEIKRRLAQATAELIEDGEAVIIDSGTTCEMVAEQLAGRDIRVLCLSLGAGAAVASVRGAAVTIAGGPVDPESLSLFSAEAVEAVRAFRADVAVLSTCAVSTHEGMTVMESDDAMVKRAIMDSSTRRVLPTAPSKITQTNTYRFGRIEDLDTLLTTSQIDPEALEELRGVGVDVVLCD, from the coding sequence ATGCGCGAGAGTCCCCACGACAGGCGCCGCACGATACTGCGCGCCCTGAGCCCCACCACGGTCCACAGTGTGCAGGCGCTGTCCCGGCTGACCGGGGTCTCGGTCATCACCATCCGTCGGGACCTGGCAGAGCTGGCGCATGAGGGCCTGGTGACCCGGGTCCACGGCGGGGCTCTGCGTGCACCGCGCCGTGGAGCCGCCCGACCGGCCTCCATGCGTCGCAGGCAGGATGTGGAGATCAAGCGCCGTCTGGCGCAGGCCACTGCCGAGCTCATCGAGGACGGGGAGGCGGTCATCATCGACTCGGGGACCACCTGCGAGATGGTGGCTGAGCAGCTGGCCGGCCGCGACATCCGGGTTCTGTGCCTGTCGCTGGGAGCAGGGGCGGCAGTGGCCTCCGTGCGTGGAGCCGCGGTGACCATCGCGGGCGGCCCGGTGGATCCGGAGTCCCTCTCCCTGTTCTCCGCTGAGGCGGTCGAGGCGGTGCGCGCGTTCCGCGCCGACGTCGCGGTCCTGTCCACCTGCGCCGTGTCCACCCATGAGGGCATGACCGTCATGGAGTCCGACGACGCGATGGTCAAGCGCGCCATCATGGACTCCTCCACCCGACGCGTTCTGCCGACCGCACCGAGCAAGATCACCCAGACCAACACCTACCGGTTCGGGCGTATCGAGGACCTCGACACGCTGCTGACAACAAGCCAGATCGACCCCGAGGCACTCGAGGAGCTGCGGGGAGTCGGGGTTGACGTCGTCCTGTGCGACTAA
- a CDS encoding VOC family protein: protein MPYLDHVAIWVADLDSARDFYSHWFDGHANGLYENPRTGLRTHILHFAETPAGERGTRLEIMTRPELAEGREAAGLGWAHVSFGLPGREDVDRLASYMSEAGVPVVDGPRETGDGYYEATVLDPEGNRVELVASDYSDDVALRPAF from the coding sequence ATGCCGTACCTCGACCACGTCGCCATCTGGGTCGCCGACCTCGACAGCGCCCGCGACTTCTACTCCCACTGGTTTGACGGGCATGCCAACGGTCTCTACGAGAACCCCAGGACCGGCCTGCGCACCCACATCCTCCACTTCGCCGAGACGCCCGCGGGCGAGCGGGGGACCCGCCTGGAGATCATGACCCGTCCGGAGCTGGCCGAGGGGCGCGAGGCCGCCGGGCTGGGGTGGGCTCACGTCTCTTTTGGCCTGCCGGGGCGCGAAGACGTCGACCGCCTGGCTTCCTACATGTCGGAAGCCGGTGTGCCGGTCGTCGACGGACCTCGCGAGACCGGCGACGGGTACTACGAGGCCACCGTGCTTGACCCCGAGGGCAACCGTGTCGAGCTCGTTGCCTCCGACTACTCCGACGACGTCGCCCTGCGCCCGGCCTTCTGA